From one Lycium ferocissimum isolate CSIRO_LF1 chromosome 5, AGI_CSIRO_Lferr_CH_V1, whole genome shotgun sequence genomic stretch:
- the LOC132055854 gene encoding uncharacterized protein LOC132055854 produces the protein MMLALHDCDCSFGGSTIIYFASSINCYIPKYLACWELFIPMDEAVNQKSTNFNLLSTGKNGTDIVCCKTTASAKKLRIFGFEVNPCPTDIICSKTKSDESISSSATFADERLGGKTSICMNSSGIVLPNPNENLINLSSSSAVREFEYECNFCLKKFTNSRALGGHQNAHRKERLKKKRMDLEARRASYLYALIRNNGVVYPYSSLSHQDLLLYVPTITHGSSHIGFSSVYHYQNNTHPPYFTVGASQGELQLQNNSFILMQGGEKNLLA, from the coding sequence ATGATGTTGGCTCTGCATGACTGTGATTGTTCTTTTGGTGGCTCTACTATAATATATTTTGCATCTTCTATAAATTGTTACATTCCGAAATATTTGGCATGCTGGGAACTTTTCATTCCAATGGATGAGGCAGTGAACCAAAAATCTACCAACTTTAATCTCCTTTCAACCGGAAAAAATGGAACAGATATTGTCTGTTGCAAAACTACTGCTTCAGCTAAAAAGCTTAGAATATTTGGCTTTGAGGTAAATCCTTGTCCGACGGATATCATTTGTTCAAAAACTAAAAGTGACGAGAGTATAAGCTCCTCTGCAACATTTGCAGATGAAAGACTAGGGGGAAAGACGTCCATCTGTATGAATTCCTCTGGCATAGTTCTTCCCAACCCAAATGAAAACCTTATAAACTTGAGCTCCTCCTCAGCTGTCAGGGAATTTGAATATGAGTGCAACTTCTGTTTGAAGAAGTTTACAAACTCACGGGCACTGGGAGGTCACCAGAATGCCCATCGAAAAGAGAGgctgaagaagaaaaggatggATCTTGAAGCAAGAAGGGCTAGCTACCTTTATGCTTTAATCAGAAACAATGGAGTTGTCTACCCTTACTCTTCTCTAAGTCATCAAGACCTCCTTCTCTATGTTCCTACCATCACTCATGGAAGTTCACATATCGGTTTCAGCTCGGTATATCATTATCAGAACAACACTCATCCCCCATATTTTACTGTTGGTGCTTCCCAAGGTGAACTTCAATTGCAGAATAACAGTTTTATCTTGATGCAGGGTGGGGAAAAGAACCTGTTGGCATGA
- the LOC132055855 gene encoding alpha-mannosidase I MNS5 → MFQASVVKWILLYLVISPTIFIICLSDIHSTNLLAAKRKRMSNRVRKMFYHAYDNYMMHAFPHDELKPLTKTYTDSLSELGNLKLEHLPQQYNGSALTLIESLSSLAVLGNNTEFEKAIIWLSENLSFDVDARINLFECNIRVLGGLVSAHILATDSTNRLVQGIYKNQLLVLAEDLGRRFLPAFNTPTGLPYAWINLKHGVTVDETTETSTSGCGSLILEMGALSRLTGDPRFETAALHALRKLWSMRSSLNLLGTTLDVATGDWIEYSSGIGAGVDSFYEYLMKAYVLFGRDEIWKMFQSAYIAVQKYFRHGPWYHEADMRTGIATYWQLTSLQAFWPGLQVLVGDIEAANSSHREFFKVWKKYGVLPERYLLDHQMLHPTEKYYPLRPELAESTFYLYQVTKDPWYMEVGESIMNSLNAHTKVKGGFASIRDVTTMQLEDHQHSFFLAETCKYLYLLFDDSFLLNQNYIFTTEGHPLPVRSNWHEKLPEAYNLSNGSSIKNGEQIKRTSAMSLQVCPASMIQHEPNTRRLESACHIPDTRADHRCFSEDDCGVDANTCKRRSCSMAGYCGLWSII, encoded by the exons ATGTTTCAAGCAAGTGTTGTAAAATGGATTCTGCTATATCTTGTAATATCTCCcaccatatttatcatctgttTGTCAGATATCCACTCTACCAATCTTTTAGCAGCTAAAAGGAAGCGCATGAGCAACAGAGTTCGCAAGAT GTTTTATCATGCTTATGATAACTACATGATGCATGCTTTTCCG CATGATGAGCTTAAACCTCTGACCAAAACCTACACAGATTCTCTAAGTGAACTTGGAAATTTGAAG CTTGAACATCTGCCACAGCAGTACAATGGGTCAGCTCTTACGCTAATCGAATCGTTGTCCAG CCTCGCGGTATTGGGTAACAACACTGAGTTTGAAAAGGCTATTATTTGGCTATCTGAAAATCTATCATTTGATGTCGATGCAAGGATAAATCTATTTGAG TGCAACATAAGAGTTCTTGGAGGACTTGTTTCTGCTCATATTCTTGCCACTGATTCTACAAACAGGTTGGTTCAAGGAATTTATAAGAATCAACTGCTTGTCCTGGCTGAGGATTTGGGGCGACGCTTTCTACCGGCTTTCAATACCCCAACCGGATTACCTTATGCTTGGATCAACTTAAAG CATGGTGTAACTGTGGACGAGACAACAGAAACAAGCACATCTGGATGTG GTTCTCTAATCCTTGAAATGGGTGCATTATCGCGTCTAACCGGTGATCCAAGGTTTGAAACGGCAGCTTTGCATGCTCTTCGTAAGCTATGGAGCATGCGGAGTTCTCTAAATCTTCTTGGAACTACGCTAGATGTAGCAACTGGAGACTGGATTGAATATTCTTCTGGAATTGGAGCTG GTGTGGATTCATTCTATGAATACCTAATGAAAGCCTACGTTCTTTTTGGTAGAGATGAAATTTGGAAGATGTTTCAATCTGCTTACATTGCTGTGCAGAAATATTTTAGACATGGTCCATG GTATCATGAAGCTGACATGAGAACAGGAATAGCAACATACTGGCAGCTCACAAGTCTTCAAGCATTCTGGCCTGGTCTGCAG GTTCTTGTTGGGGATATCGAGGCAGCTAATTCATCACATCGCGAATTTTTCAAGGTGTGGAAGAAATACGGAGTGCTTCCAGAGAG GTATCTGCTGGACCATCAGATGTTGCATCCTACTGAAAAATACTATCCTTTACGTCCTGAATTGGCAGAGTCCACATTTTACCTATACCAAGTAACCAAAG ATCCGTGGTATATGGAAGTGGGCGAATCAATTATGAATTCTCTGAATGCACATACAAAAGTTAAAGGTGGCTTTGCCAGCATTAGGGATGTGACTACAATGCAATTAGAAGACCATCAGCATAGTTTCTTCCTTGCAGAAAC GTGCAAGTATTTGTATCTACTTTTTGATGACTCGTTTCTACTTAATCAAAATTACATATTTACAACTGAGGGTCATCCCCTGCCTGTGAGAAGCAATTGGCATGAGAAGCTTCCCGAGGCTTATAATCTAAGTAACGGAAGTTCTATCAAG AATGGAGAGCAGATAAAACGAACCAGTGCCATGTCACTTCAAGTTTGTCCGGCTTCTATGATTCAACATGAACCGAATACAAGGCGACTTGAAAGTGCTTGCCACATCCCTGACACTCGTGCTGATCATAGATGTTTCAGTGAAGATGATTGTGGTGTTGATGCCAACACCTGTAAACGGAGATCATGCAGTATGGCTGGATATTGTGGTCTCTGGTCGATCATATAA
- the LOC132055857 gene encoding gibberellin-regulated protein 12-like gives MAMAIRLVLLFLLFLGVTAQVSLTDLKNVEEDKPQHVGLSQAFRVFTRGANRRLVQDIVLKVAKYLNNGDLALAPAPSPTPSQLDCGGLCKYRCSLHSRPNVCFRACGTCCVRCKCVPPGTFGNREKCGKCYTEMTTHGNKTKCP, from the exons ATGGCTATGGCGATTCGTCTAGtacttctttttcttctgtTTTTGGGTGTCACAGCCCAG GTTTCTTTAACTGATCTGAAGAACGTTGAAGAAGATAAACCTCAACATGTTGGCCTTAGCCAGGCATTTCGT GTTTTCACTAGAGGAGCCAATAGGCGGCTAGTTCAAGACATAG TTTTAAAGGTTGCAAAATACTTGAACAATGGGGATCTGGCTCTAGCTCCCGCACCATCTCCAACTCCAAGCCAGTTGGATTGTGGGGGATTGTGCAAATACAGATGCAGTTTACACTCGAGGCCCAATGTGTGTTTTAGGGCATGTGGAACATGTTGTGTAAGGTGCAAATGTGTGCCGCCAGGGACTTTTGGCAACAGAGAGAAGTGTGGCAAATGTTACACTGAGATGACTACCCATGGCAACAAGACCAAGTGtccttaa